A DNA window from Helianthus annuus cultivar XRQ/B chromosome 15, HanXRQr2.0-SUNRISE, whole genome shotgun sequence contains the following coding sequences:
- the LOC110911606 gene encoding cyclin-U1-1 — protein MLTITDADPNQLPEKTEPDAASPRVLSILSLVLERLVNRNEMLNLSSGGGRLGKNLEVFHGIRPPAITIPKYLDRIYKYTNCSPACFVVGYIYIDRLVHRHPGSLVVSLNVHRLLVTSIMLAAKILDDEHYNNAFYARVGGVTNAELNRLEVEFLFMLDFDLTVTSRVFESYCLYLEREMIMWNGTKLKIESGNRANTIEDIAEISVEDMESFSSSLSNGGLA, from the exons ATGTTAACCATCACCGATGCCGACCCAAACCAGCTGCCGGAGAAGACCGAACCGGATGCAGCGTCCCCACGAGTATTGTCAATCCTATCTTTAGTCCTCGAAAGATTGGTGAACCGTAACGAGATGTTGAACTTAAGTAGCGGAGGGGGGCGGCTTGGGAAGAACTTGGAGGTGTTTCATGGCATTAGACCACCCGCAATCACCATACCGAAGTATCTAGACCGGATATACAAGTATACGAATTGTAGCCCGGCGTGCTTCGTGGTCGGGTACATATATATAGACCGGTTGGTTCATAGACACCCGGGTTCGTTGGTGGTGTCACTAAATGTTCATAGGCTGCTTGTTACAAGTATTATGTTGGCTGCTAAGATTCTGGATGATGA GCATTACAACAATGCGTTTTATGCTCGAGTTGGGGGAGTAACGAATGCTGAATTAAACAGGCTCGAAGTAGAGTTCCTTTTCATGTTAGATTTTGATCTTACGGTCACCTCTCGAGTTTTCGAGAGTTATTGTTTGTATTTAGAGAGGGAAATGATAATGTGGAATGGTACGAAGTTGAAGATTGAAAGTGGAAATCGTGCAAACACCATAGAAGATATTGCCGAAATTTCGGTAGAAGACATGGAAAGTTTTTCTTCATCACTCTCCAATGGGGGTCTTGCATGA
- the LOC110911607 gene encoding APO protein 1, chloroplastic, protein MEHVLSLGGPSPTILGSFSTRWKQANDSISSLFFDRCHQGTQERHRPQASKFSIFACQTPAHNRRYSKKRFTHPQNTDLPPVLPKNKKKPYPIPLKQILQTSRADKKLAEMGIEKPLEPPKNGLLVPELIPVAYDVLDAWKILIKGLSQLLHVVPVHACSECSEVHVGQTGHHIQNCHGPNSADRRSFHLWVKGSIDDVLLPIESYHQYDPFGTRIKHDTRFDYDRIPAIVELCIQAGVELPQYPSRRRTQPIRMLGKKMIDRGGIVAAPKPQHSGDVLEFDTQRALERFPPPVDSDVVEIAQSTLNAYEKVRWGVTKLMRKYTVKACGYCPEVHVGPWGHNAKLCGEFKHQWRDGKHGWQDAIVDEVFPPNYVWHVRDPNGPPLKSSLKRFYGKAPIVVEICVQAGATVPNKYRPMMRLDIVVPDNEEARLVA, encoded by the exons atggagCATGTTCTAAGCTTAGGTGGTCCATCCCCAACAATTCTGGGGTCATTTTCCACACGTTGGAAGCAGGCAAACGATAGCATTTCTTCCCTCTTCTTTGATAGATGTCACCAG GGCACACAAGAACGGCATCGGCCACAAGCATCAAAATTTTCTATTTTCGCTTGTCAGACACCTGCTCATAACAGGCGTTACAGCAAGAAACGGTTTACCCACCCTCAAAATACAGATCTTCCTCCTGTATTACCTAAGAATAAGAAAAAACCGTATCCAATCCCTCTAAAACAGATATTGCAAACTTCGAGGGCTGACAAAAAGCTTGCGGAAATGGGCATAGAGAAGCCACTCGAGCCTCCAAAAAACGGCCTACTAGTTCCTGAACTCATTCCCGTTGCTTATGATGTGCTTGACGCTTGGAAAATCTTGATCAAAGGACTTTCACAACTTCTCCATGTCGTTCCAGTCCATGCTTGCAG TGAATGCTCGGAGGTTCATGTGGGTCAAACGGGTCACCACATTCAAAACTGCCACGGTCCAAACAGTGCGGACCGTAGAAGCTTCCACTTATGGGTAAAAGGGTCAATTGACGATGTACTCCTCCCCATCGAGTCATACCATCAGTACGACCCTTTTGGCACACGTATCAAACACGACACAAGATTCGACTATGACAGAATCCCAGCCATCGTTGAGCTCTGCATCCAAGCGGGTGTGGAATTACCACAATACCCTTCACGGAGAAGAACACAACCTATTCGAATGTTAGGCAAGAAAATGATCGACCGAGGTGGAATAGTCGCCGCACCAAAACCACAACATTCCGGTGACGTTTTGGAATTCGACACGCAGCGGGCCCTTGAACGGTTCCCGCCTCCGGTTGACTCGGACGTGGTAGAAATCGCGCAGTCGACATTGAATGCGTATGAGAAGGTGAGATGGGGTGTGACCAAACTTATGCGGAAGTACACGGTGAAAGCGTGCGGATACTGCCCAGAGGTCCACGTGGGCCCGTGGGGCCACAACGCTAAGCTTTGTGGAGAGTTTAAACACCAATGGAGAGATGGGAAGCACGGGTGGCAGGATGCAATTGTGGACGAGGTTTTCCCGCCAAATTACGTGTGGCATGTTCGGGATCCAAACGGGCCGCCATTGAAGAGTTCGCTTAAGAGGTTCTACGGGAAGGCTCCAATTGTGGTTGAAATTTGTGTTCAGGCAGGGGCTACGGTTCCTAATAAGTATAGACCAATGATGAGGCTTGATATTGTGGTCCCAGATAACGAGGAGGCTCGGTTAGTCGCTTAA
- the LOC110911608 gene encoding peroxisome biogenesis protein 22, with translation MADNSKPDFLQLIKRIGAYLSTKISKIFVTQDFRSVWAIAGFAVAVIFTYRALRTPNGSRRRQTKSQPPSPSTSGFNSHPNENSLPSEDLRAQSTTAGPIQPANLTLGQIVRQRLSDGRKVTCRLLGVILEETTPEELQIQATVKPSVLEVLIEITKYSDLYLMERVLDDESQEKVLMALENAGVFTFGGLVKDKVLFCSTENGRMSFVRQLEPDWHIDSDPEITSQLARFIRHQLHISMKTERIASNVYSSSSLEQFFMV, from the exons ATGGCTGATAACTCAAAACCCGATTTCTTACAGCTTATTAAGCGAATTGGGGCTTATCTATCCACCAAGATCTCAAAAATATTCGTCACACAG GATTTTCGATCTGTTTGGGCTATAGCAGGATTTGCTGTTGCAGTCATTTTCACATACAGAGCGTTAAGAACACCTAATGGATCTCGAAGAAGACAAACCAAAAGTCAACCGCCCTCACCTAGCACTTCTGGATTCAATAGTCATCCAAATGAAAACTCGTTACCTTCTGAAGATTTAAGAGCACAAAGTACAACCGCTGGGCCAATCCAACCTGCAAAT CTTACTTTGGGACAAATAGTCAGGCAGAGACTAAGTGACGGAAGAAAG GTAACTTGCCGGTTGCTTGGTGTTATTCTGGAGGAAACCACTCCCGAGGAGCTTCAG ATTCAAGCGACGGTGAAACCCTCTGTTTTGGAAGTTCTAATAGAGATCACAAAATATTCTGACCTCTATCTCATGGAAAGAGTTTTGGATGATGAAAGTCAA GAGAAGGTTTTAATGGCTTTGGAAAATGCCGGGGTTTTTACATTCGGTGGCTTGGTTAAGGACAAG GTGCTATTTTGTAGCACAGAGAATGGAAGAATGTCTTTTGTTAGGCAGCTGGAGCCAGATTGGCATATAGATTCAGATCCGGAAATTACTTCTCAGTTGGCG AGGTTTATCAGACACCAACTTCACATTTCGATGAAAACGGAACGAATTGCTTCAAATGTTTACAGTTCTTCATCGTTGGAACAGTTTTTCATGGTTTGA